The nucleotide sequence GCCGTTGGCGGCGATCTAAGTAGCGAGCGTTTGCTCGCCGCGTATCGCAACGCCATCTTTCCTTGGTATGACGAAGATGGGCCGATTTTGTGGTGGTCGCCTGATCCCCGCGCTGTCATCTTTTGCGACACGATCCACGTCTCCAAAAGCATGACGCGTCTGATCCGTCGCCGAACGTTTCACGTGACTTGGAACCAGGCGTTTGAGCAAGTCATGCGCCAGTGTGCGATGCCCCGCGATGGCAATCCCGGTACTTGGATCTTGCCCGAGATGATCGAGGCCTATCGTCAACTGCACCATCGTGGACATGCCCAGTCGTGTGAGGTGTGGAGCGGCGAAGAGCTCGTCGGAGGCATCTATGGCGTCACGATTGGCAATGTGTTTTGCGGCGAATCGATGTTCCATCGGCAACCCAATGCGTCCAAGTTGGCACTCATCTCAGTCGCGCAATGCGAACGCTTTGATGTGATCGATTGCCAATTCCCCAGCGAGCATCTGTTGTCGATGGGAGCCGAGATGATTTCTCGCGATGCGTTTGTTCGTTTGGTGAAGTCAGCGCTGGGCAAGTGAGCCGTGACTCGGATTTCACCCTTCACGCTAGAATTTCTTGAGGGACGCTGCCGTGCACGTCGGTCAAGCGAAAGTCGCGGCCTGCGTAACGGTAGGTCAGACGCTCGTGGTCGATGCCGAGCAGATGCAAGATCGTGGCGTGCAAATCATGGGTATGGACTGCTCCTTCGGCTGTCATGATGCCGTGTTCATCCGACGCCCCATGCACGAATCCTCCTTTCACCCCGCCTCCAGCCATCCAGGACGAGAAGCAATGGTTGTGGTGCTCGCGGCCAGCGTGGTCTACCTGTTTATGAAACGGAGTGCGACCAAATTCCGTTGTCCACACCACCAGCGTACGCTCCAGCATGCCTCGTTGTTTTAGATCGGCTAGTAACCCGGCAATCGGTTGATCGATCGCTTTGGCCAACCGCTCGTGGTCGCCCATGTTTCCGTGAGAATCCCAGTTGGAACTTGAGCCGACATCGATCAGCTCGAGAAAACGCACTCCGCGTTCGGCCAATCGACGCGCAACAAGGCATTGCCAACCAAACCCACTGGTGGCACCACGTTGTAAGCCATACATCTTCATCGTCGCGTCGGTTTCACCTGAAAGATCGAATGCCTCGGGAGCTTCACGCTGCATCCCAAACGCCGTTTCAAACGAGCGGATACGTGCATCGAGTGCTTGGTCGGCATCGCGTTGTTGCAGATGAGCACGATTCAATTGATCCAACATCGCGAGCTCCATTTGCTGCAGCTCGGCGGGGACTTTGGCGTGGATGTTCGGTAGCGGTTGCGCGCCGGGCATGACGTGCGTTCCCTGGTGACAGGCGGGCAGAAAATCGCTGCCCCAGGTTTGCGCACCTGCGTACGGAGCCGCCGGGGCGAGCACCATGAAGGACGGCAAGTTTTGGTTTTCCGTTCCCAAACCGTAGCTGACCCAAGCACCGGCACTCGGTCGAGCGAACTGGGCCGATCCCGTGTGAGCGGCCAACGTCGCCTTATCATGACCGTCACTTTCACAGTGCATGGCATTGAGCACGCACACGTCGTCGATTACCGAGCCCAAGTGTGGGAATAGATCGCTGACCCACGTGCCGCTCTCCCCATACTGTTTGAATCCCCATCGCGGCTTGATCAGGAACCTTTCAAATTGGCCCGATTTATTGAGCCAACGGGATGCGGTGATCGATTTGCCATGGTCGGCGGTGAGCCGAGGTTTGTGATCAAACGTGTCGACATGTGAGACACCGCCAGTCGAAAAAATGAAGATCACGCGATCCGCGGTAGCGGGGAAATGACCTGGTTTGGCAACCAGCGGATCGGTCGATGCGGCTTGAATCTCGTTCCACATTCCCGCCAATGCCAACGCACCAAAGCCACCCGAGGCGCGGTGCAAGAATTCGCGGCGGTTCGTTTGCAAAGGAATGTTCATCATTGATGCTCGGGAAAAAAGGATGTCGGTTGACGTCATTTCACGTACACGAAATCACCGGACTATCGTCGTTGATCGCTCCGCGGTCCAAACGTGAGTTCGCGGCGCGAACAACGATAATCATAAATTGGGGCCTACTCAGTCCACGTACAAGAATTCATTGCTCGATAACAACACGCGTGCGATCGCGGCCCAGGCGTCCGTTGTCGGAGTCTCCGTCGAGGTTTCCACGCTGGCAAGCTTGTGCTCGTAGGCAGAGAGGAATGTCAACGTCTGGTTCACTTCGGCGTCGGTAGCGACACGCCCCAGGATGCGTTCGTACGTCAAGCGAACACGCGACGCATCATCCTCCGACGATGCCAGTATCTGATTCGCAAACGCCTCGGATTGCTGATGCACGAAGGGAGAATTCATTAGAAACAACGACTGAGTCGGAGTGGTCGTCGGTAGCCGTTTGGGAACGCTCACGTTCGGGTCCGCCGCATCAAACATCGCTAAAAAAGGATGTCGACGGTTCCGCTGGAGCATCAGATAAATGCTGCGGTGATTGGAGTCGTAAACCGCGTGAAAGGGCCTGTGAATCGAAAAGGACCAAGTTTCGACCGCTGGAAAGGGATGCGGTGGTGGAATCGTACGATCGAGTTGACCGCTGACGGCGAGCATCGCGTCGCGAATCGATTCCGCATCGAGCGGTCGTCGCGCGTAATGCCACAGCCAACGGTTGCTTGGGTCGGCAGTCAGGTTCTTGGCGTGATGCTTGCTCGCCAGGGTGTAGGTTTGGGAGTTCATCATCATGCGATGAAGCGATTTGATTGACCAACCCGAGGCGATGAATTCCGAGGTCAACCATTCGAGCAATTCCGGGTGACTTGGTAACTCACCCCTGGCTCCAAAATCGCTTGGCGTTGAAACCAAGCCCTGACCAAAATGCCATTGCCATACTCGGTTCACAATCACGCGAGCGGTTAAGGGATTGGAGGGTCGGGTCAGCCAATCGGCTAATTCGAGTCGCCCGCTGCCCGTGGATTCGGGATCCAGCGTGTCGCCGCCGAGGACTTCCAAGAAACGCCGTGGAACTTCGTCGCCGAGTCGCTCGGGTTCACCGCGTCGTTGCAGTCGTGTGTTTGTCGGCTTGCCTTCGCTGACACCGTAGGCGACCGGGTAAGCCGGCGTCGCGAGTGTCTCGTCGCGTTGTTTCGTCAGTGCCGCTAGTTGTGCGTTCAATTCCGCTAAGCGTTGTTGCGACGCGAGCTCCGGTTCTGGGACGACGACCGGCCCGCTGCCCGGAATCCCAAACGAGATATCTTGGAGTCCAAGGTTGTCGAGGTCACGCGTCGGAGCCGGTCCTTCGACATGTCCGATCCCGTCGCAGATAAACGTGTCGGCAATGCCATCCCAATTTGGATTGAGTGGTTTGTCATTGAATTCGCTGAGGTCGTCGATCGTGCCCACAATGCCTGAGTAGGTTTGCTTGGCTTGGTCGAGCGTCACTCGCAGCGTGTACCAAGTTCCGGGTTCAAGCTTGCGAATGATTTCCCATTCTCCGCCGCTGCGAATCGCGAACTCGGTAGCAGTCACACTGCACTCGATGGCCAACGATTGGACCACTCCACGGCCGAGATAGAAACGATACGCCCCCTGCGGTGTCGATGCGGCACCGGTGCGGAAGTCGATGGTAAAGTGGATTTGCTTTCCCGGAACCGAATGCAAGGCTTGTTCAAAACTGTAGCGGATCCCGTCGTGCGGTTTGGGGGCTGCCACGCGGACACCCCGTGTTCCCGCGGGATGAATGTGGGTGTAGGGGCTCTGTGCGTCGGCGAGAACCACGTTGGGGCCACCGCTGAACCACGGCTTGGACGGTGGTTTGTCGAGCGTTTGGGCTTCCCAGCCCAGGTCGACTCCGCCAGCGAACGATTTGCCATCCAATTTCGATTGCTCTCGCGTTAGACGTGCAATGTCACCATTCAAGCGAGCCAGTTCGTCCGCTTTCACTTTGTCAAGCCGAACGGCGTCCGCAGCTGGCACCAAGGCGGGGAAGTGAGCGGGCCGCTTGTGCTCTTCGCCCCCAGGAAATGCCCACTTTGTGCTTTCAAAAATGCCATACAGTGCGTAGTAATCGGCAGCTGACACGGGATCGAATTTGTGGTCGTGACAGCGAGCACATCCCAGCGACAGCCCCAGGATCGAGCGACCCACCGAATCGATCACATCGGCGAAGTCAAGGTATTGATAAGTCGTATTGGGGGCGTAACCGTATCGTTTTCCAATGGCGAGGAAACCGGTCGCGGTCACCCGCTCGGCGTACAGATCCGCAGGGCCGTCCTGGGCTAAAATGTCGCCCGCGATCTGTTCGCGGACAAATTCGTCAAACGGCTGGTCGCGATTGAACGCATTCACAACCCAGTCGCGATACTGGCCTGCTTCGGGGACGGGATAGTCGGATCCATCACCGGCCGTGTCCGCGTAACGCGCAACGTCTAACCAGTGGCGTCCCCAACGTTCTCCGTAAGCCGGCGATTGCAGCAAACGATCCACCAGCGATGCGAACGCATTCGGCGATGAATCATTTAGAAACTCGTGAACCTCTGCTGGAGTCGGTGGCAACCCCGTCAAGTCGAACGTCGCGCGGCGGATCAAAGTGCGTTTGTCTGCCTCGCCAACCGGGGTTAACTCGTTTTGTTTCAGTTTCGCGCGAACAAAGGCGTCCACCGGATTTGCCGCCCAACGAGCGTCCTTGACTTCGGGAGGGGAGACCTTTGACAACGGTTGAAACGACCAGAACTGTTTTGCCGCTTCGAGATCCATGGGGCCCGATGCCGATGCGCTCTCCATCGCCTCGACTCGCGGGTCAATCGCACCTTGCTTGACCCAAGTGACGAGGTGGGCGATTTCATCCGGGGTCAGCTTTCCATCGGGCGGCATCTGCGCCGCGTCATCGGAGCCGTTTACAGCCTTGATCAACAAACTGCTCTCGGGATCCCCCGGCACAATCGCCGCGCCACTATCGCCTCCGTGCAACCACCCCTCGCGTGAATCGAGTCGCAATCCCGATTCCTGTTTCTTCGCTCCATGGCACTCGATGCAGTGGGTGATCAGCAGCGGACGAATCTGGGATTCAAAGAAATCGTCCGCACAACTCTCAGCGGGGGCCGCGACGCAGAGGATCGATAGGCCAAAAAGCCCGCACGCGAATCGAGAAAACATTCGGTTGCGTTGGCGGCGTCGATGGATCGATTGCATTTCTATCCACTTTCTTCGGAACGGCTAGGTGGGACTCGGGGAGGGAGCTCGATCGATGTCGCGGTGGCACTTGGCGCGCGTCCTGCCGATCGAGAGCCAAGTCAGTGCGGCGAAACCGGATGGCCAAGTACCGCGAAAGGTTTATCCTACCCCCTCTGTAACGGGAGTGTTGTATACAATGTACAGTAGGGTAGGGGGGGATTGCAACTTTTTTCCGAGAAACGAACGAACGTTCCCCGAGAAACGAACGGAAATGAAGCTGGGACGACACACCCTGCGAGCGTTGTCGCGACGGATTAACCGAGATGCTCGGCCATCGAGGCCTTGGATTCGATGTACCGGCGGTGGGTGCCCAGATAGCAATCGTGAACTAATTGGTCGATCTCCGCTGGCGATAAAAACAGGGCCGTGAATCCGGGAACGTGCGGCTCGATGGCCAACTTCGCCGCTTGGATGAAATGAGCGATCAAGTCCTTGGGATCCTCGTTGCCGATCGCCATTCGCATCGTCGTGGGGCCAATCCCGCTGGCGGCCAACGCCGCTTCGTCCAATTCCGAATGGGTCGTCAGGGCAGGGCAGCTGACGATCGTGTTGGATTGGCCCAGGCTGATCATGTGGGCAAACATCGGTTCGAGCGAATCAAAGAAACGCTGGAAAACCTCTGCCGGAACCCCCTCGACATCGATTGTAAACAGGGGAGCGGGTAGGCCGATAAAGGACAGTTTTTCTCGAAGCGGCGAATTTTCGTCGTCCGTCAACGCATTGCAGTGGACGATGATATGGGGATGGGCGTCAAAGAAACGGGCCAGAATCTCGGTGTTAATGCATTTGTTCAGCATGCGAACGCCCAGCGTTCGCATGCCTTGGATCACTTCGAAAGCGGTGTCAGCATTCAGGAACGCGCCTTTCACATAATAGACGTTCCAAAACATCGTCTCATTCCAGGCCACGCCATCTGCGGTCTCGCCTTTGGGGATGAACATGTCATGGTTGCGGCCAATCACCACACCAGCAATCGTCGAACCCGCTCCCGATAGGTCCTTGGTATAGCTGTGGATCACGAAATCGGGGCGTTCGCGGGGGTCGACGCGCTGTAAAGGTTGCATCAGAAAGGGGGTGCCGACGGTGGCGTCGAGAATCACACGTAGTCCCGCGTCATGGGCTGCGCGACAGATCGCGGGGACGTCGAGCGTGTAGCCGTGCGGATTGCAGGGGGATTCGAGGTAAACGTAAGCGTTGCGGCCCGCAGCCAGACGATCGGCATACTTGGTCTTCGTTTGCTCCCAGCACTGTTGGAAGTCATCGGCGCCGTATCCAGAGAATGTTTCCACGCCGATACTCAGATTTGATGGTTTGGCGTACCAATCGTGAATCAATTGATGGGCGCCTCCGTAGATGTTGCGGCTGCTAATCAAAATATCGTCGCGGCCTAGAACATGCGAAAGGACGCTGTCGATAGCGGCCATCCCGCTGTTGAAATTCCAGGCAAAGTATTCGGTCGCGTACGGACCGGCTTCAATGTCGACGATAAAATTGGCCAGCGACACGGAGGTCGGGTTGAGTAGGCGCGAGTAGATTTCCAACAGCAGTTCTTTGCCCTTGAAAGCGTCTTCGATCCATTCGGCACAGGCGTAGATGTAGGTCGCGGTACGCGCGATTACAGGGGTCGCCGAAAAGACGGCGGTGACGTTATCAAAAATGGCGTACGGCCCCTTGGCCGTCTGAGTCGAGTCATCGAGCTGGAGCGATTGATAGCTGCGGCGAAAGGGAGATTGCAGCGAATCGAGCAGTTTGGCCGTTTGAAAAGAGAGGAACTTCTTAGCGTTGAAATATGCGATCCGGTCCGAGCGATCGAGATTGTGAATCGACTGCTGTGTCAATCGCCACAGGGCGTCCATATCGGCGCCGGCTTCATACAAACGCCCGGCAAGGCTAGCCAGCGTACGTCCGTGCTGCGTGGCGGGGTCGATTCCGAAATGCACGAGTTGCTCGGTTACCAGTTCATCGACGGTTTCGGCGCTTGTCGTATTGCGCCGCGGAGAAAGGTTCCGCATCGCCGCTAGCGATGGGGTGTTCGTTTCGGACATCGGTATCGCCCTGACGTAACAAAGAATGGAGGTGCTCGAACCTTCGAATTGTAACACAATCGCCGATCCACAGGCTGGAAATCAGACGTGTGAATCAAGGCTTCCCATCCGCGTCACACGAAGGATTAGAATCGAGGAAGGAAAATCAACGGCGAT is from Novipirellula galeiformis and encodes:
- the aat gene encoding leucyl/phenylalanyl-tRNA--protein transferase is translated as MEIARLRNDDPTWFPPLDAAICTDEIDGLLAVGGDLSSERLLAAYRNAIFPWYDEDGPILWWSPDPRAVIFCDTIHVSKSMTRLIRRRTFHVTWNQAFEQVMRQCAMPRDGNPGTWILPEMIEAYRQLHHRGHAQSCEVWSGEELVGGIYGVTIGNVFCGESMFHRQPNASKLALISVAQCERFDVIDCQFPSEHLLSMGAEMISRDAFVRLVKSALGK
- a CDS encoding PLP-dependent transferase, producing MSETNTPSLAAMRNLSPRRNTTSAETVDELVTEQLVHFGIDPATQHGRTLASLAGRLYEAGADMDALWRLTQQSIHNLDRSDRIAYFNAKKFLSFQTAKLLDSLQSPFRRSYQSLQLDDSTQTAKGPYAIFDNVTAVFSATPVIARTATYIYACAEWIEDAFKGKELLLEIYSRLLNPTSVSLANFIVDIEAGPYATEYFAWNFNSGMAAIDSVLSHVLGRDDILISSRNIYGGAHQLIHDWYAKPSNLSIGVETFSGYGADDFQQCWEQTKTKYADRLAAGRNAYVYLESPCNPHGYTLDVPAICRAAHDAGLRVILDATVGTPFLMQPLQRVDPRERPDFVIHSYTKDLSGAGSTIAGVVIGRNHDMFIPKGETADGVAWNETMFWNVYYVKGAFLNADTAFEVIQGMRTLGVRMLNKCINTEILARFFDAHPHIIVHCNALTDDENSPLREKLSFIGLPAPLFTIDVEGVPAEVFQRFFDSLEPMFAHMISLGQSNTIVSCPALTTHSELDEAALAASGIGPTTMRMAIGNEDPKDLIAHFIQAAKLAIEPHVPGFTALFLSPAEIDQLVHDCYLGTHRRYIESKASMAEHLG
- a CDS encoding PSD1 and planctomycete cytochrome C domain-containing protein, translated to MQSIHRRRQRNRMFSRFACGLFGLSILCVAAPAESCADDFFESQIRPLLITHCIECHGAKKQESGLRLDSREGWLHGGDSGAAIVPGDPESSLLIKAVNGSDDAAQMPPDGKLTPDEIAHLVTWVKQGAIDPRVEAMESASASGPMDLEAAKQFWSFQPLSKVSPPEVKDARWAANPVDAFVRAKLKQNELTPVGEADKRTLIRRATFDLTGLPPTPAEVHEFLNDSSPNAFASLVDRLLQSPAYGERWGRHWLDVARYADTAGDGSDYPVPEAGQYRDWVVNAFNRDQPFDEFVREQIAGDILAQDGPADLYAERVTATGFLAIGKRYGYAPNTTYQYLDFADVIDSVGRSILGLSLGCARCHDHKFDPVSAADYYALYGIFESTKWAFPGGEEHKRPAHFPALVPAADAVRLDKVKADELARLNGDIARLTREQSKLDGKSFAGGVDLGWEAQTLDKPPSKPWFSGGPNVVLADAQSPYTHIHPAGTRGVRVAAPKPHDGIRYSFEQALHSVPGKQIHFTIDFRTGAASTPQGAYRFYLGRGVVQSLAIECSVTATEFAIRSGGEWEIIRKLEPGTWYTLRVTLDQAKQTYSGIVGTIDDLSEFNDKPLNPNWDGIADTFICDGIGHVEGPAPTRDLDNLGLQDISFGIPGSGPVVVPEPELASQQRLAELNAQLAALTKQRDETLATPAYPVAYGVSEGKPTNTRLQRRGEPERLGDEVPRRFLEVLGGDTLDPESTGSGRLELADWLTRPSNPLTARVIVNRVWQWHFGQGLVSTPSDFGARGELPSHPELLEWLTSEFIASGWSIKSLHRMMMNSQTYTLASKHHAKNLTADPSNRWLWHYARRPLDAESIRDAMLAVSGQLDRTIPPPHPFPAVETWSFSIHRPFHAVYDSNHRSIYLMLQRNRRHPFLAMFDAADPNVSVPKRLPTTTPTQSLFLMNSPFVHQQSEAFANQILASSEDDASRVRLTYERILGRVATDAEVNQTLTFLSAYEHKLASVETSTETPTTDAWAAIARVLLSSNEFLYVD
- a CDS encoding DUF1501 domain-containing protein, which gives rise to MMNIPLQTNRREFLHRASGGFGALALAGMWNEIQAASTDPLVAKPGHFPATADRVIFIFSTGGVSHVDTFDHKPRLTADHGKSITASRWLNKSGQFERFLIKPRWGFKQYGESGTWVSDLFPHLGSVIDDVCVLNAMHCESDGHDKATLAAHTGSAQFARPSAGAWVSYGLGTENQNLPSFMVLAPAAPYAGAQTWGSDFLPACHQGTHVMPGAQPLPNIHAKVPAELQQMELAMLDQLNRAHLQQRDADQALDARIRSFETAFGMQREAPEAFDLSGETDATMKMYGLQRGATSGFGWQCLVARRLAERGVRFLELIDVGSSSNWDSHGNMGDHERLAKAIDQPIAGLLADLKQRGMLERTLVVWTTEFGRTPFHKQVDHAGREHHNHCFSSWMAGGGVKGGFVHGASDEHGIMTAEGAVHTHDLHATILHLLGIDHERLTYRYAGRDFRLTDVHGSVPQEILA